ACAAAATACGGGCGAATGTATATAAAATTTCCAGAGATGATTATCCTGAAATGAATGTACCGGCATTCTTATATGCATCAGATATGATGATGGAAGATATAGAGAATGATCAAAGCCTTACACAACTGAAGAATGCCGCAATGCTCCCCGGTATAGCCAACGGAGTGTATGCTATGCCCGATATTCATTACGGTTACGGCCTTCCTATCGGCGGAGTGCTTCCTGTTTATGCCGACAAAGGCGTAATCACGCCGGGGGGTGTCGGGTTTGATATAAACTGCGGTGTCAGACTGATTACATTTGATATTAACAAATCGGAACTTAAAAACCCTGAGTCTCTCGTGAAGCATTTATATAAAAAGATTCCATGCGGAGTGGGTGAGGGTGGAAATATAAAGCTTTCAAATAAAGAAATGACAAAGCTGCTGCAGGAAGGCTCAAAGTGGGCAGTGAATAGTGGCTACGGTAACGAATCTGACCTGTACAACACTGAATCCTTCGGATGCCTCTCCGGAGCAGACCCGTCGCAGGTCTCAGAAAGAGCTATTGAGAGGGGTTCAGATCAATGCGGAACTCTGGGGAGCGGGAATCATTTCCTTGAGATTGGATTAGTGGATGAAATTTTTGATAATGAAACGGCAAAATTTTGGGGGCTTGAAGAAGGAAAATTAACACTGATGATTCATTCTGGCTCCCGCGGGCTTGGTCATCAGATTTGTACCGATTTTCTCAAGATTTTCGAAAGGGCACTTGAAAAATATAAAATTAGTGTTCCCGATAAGCAGCTGAGTTGTGCACCTGTTGACAGTGATGAATCAAGAAAATATCTTTCTGCCATGGCGTGTGCTGCCAATTTTGCATGGGCTAACAGACAAATCCTTATGAATCTGGCAGTTTCAGCAGTTGCGGATTATTTCAAAGTAAAACCGGAAAATTTAAATTACAGGCTTATTTATGATGTGGCTCATAATATAGTAAAAAAAGAGTTTTTTGATTTAAAATCTAAAAACTGTGAAATATATGTACACAGGAAGGGAGCTACCAGAGCTTTGCCTCCCGGTCATAAGGATTTGCCGGAGCATCTTAAAAAAGCCGGTCAGCCTGTGATTATTCCGGGTGATATGGGCAGATATTCCTATATCCTTTCGGGTGCAAAAAATGCTCCGGAACTTTCTTTTAACTCGGCCTGCCACGGCGCCGGCAGGGTACTGAGCCGCAAAAAAGCAGTCAAAACTGCCGGAGATCGTAATATTGCAATGGAGTTAAAGGTTAAAAATATTTATGTGATGAGCAGAGGTAAAAAAACACTCAAGGAAGAGATGCCGGATGCATACAAAGATGTTGCAAACGTTGTTGATGTGGTGCATAATCTGAAAATTGCCGAAAAAA
The nucleotide sequence above comes from Flexistipes sp.. Encoded proteins:
- a CDS encoding RtcB family protein; translation: MKINKIRANVYKISRDDYPEMNVPAFLYASDMMMEDIENDQSLTQLKNAAMLPGIANGVYAMPDIHYGYGLPIGGVLPVYADKGVITPGGVGFDINCGVRLITFDINKSELKNPESLVKHLYKKIPCGVGEGGNIKLSNKEMTKLLQEGSKWAVNSGYGNESDLYNTESFGCLSGADPSQVSERAIERGSDQCGTLGSGNHFLEIGLVDEIFDNETAKFWGLEEGKLTLMIHSGSRGLGHQICTDFLKIFERALEKYKISVPDKQLSCAPVDSDESRKYLSAMACAANFAWANRQILMNLAVSAVADYFKVKPENLNYRLIYDVAHNIVKKEFFDLKSKNCEIYVHRKGATRALPPGHKDLPEHLKKAGQPVIIPGDMGRYSYILSGAKNAPELSFNSACHGAGRVLSRKKAVKTAGDRNIAMELKVKNIYVMSRGKKTLKEEMPDAYKDVANVVDVVHNLKIAEKTARIKPICVIKG